In Mongoliitalea daihaiensis, one DNA window encodes the following:
- a CDS encoding efflux RND transporter permease subunit, whose translation MLNKIIKFFLENKLVTVILLFLVIGWGIVTAPFNWNTGFLPNDPVPVDAIPDIGENQQIVFTDWMGRSPQDVEDQITYPLTTSLLGMPGVKSIRSTSMFGFSSIYIIFQDDVEFYWSRSRILEKLNSLPAGLLPEGVQPKLGPDATGLGQVYFYTLEGRDEQGNPVGGWDLHELRSVQDYYVRYGLAGTEGVAEVASIGGHVKEYQVDLDPVAMKAHNVSMMQVMNAIKQSNLDIGANTMEINQVEFIVRGLGYVKSLEDIEQAVVKVSNNVPLRIRDIAKVNIGPASRAERAILDKGGAEAVGGVVVARYGDNPLLVIDAIKAKIDEISPGLPSKTLEDGTVSKVTIVPFYDRSGLIKETLSTLNEAISLQILITIIVIMVMVYNLRASLLISALLPLAVLMCFIMMKYVGIDANIVALSGIAIAIGTMVDLGIILNENILRHLEDSDGKKTKLQLIYEATAEVSSAILTAVMTTIVSFLPVFTLQAAEGKLFGPLAYTKTFALIAALIFTLVFMPAFAHWIFGAKVKSKNYKTLLNSLMAVIGVVLLFYYPWAGWVLLAFASNHLVHQFFPKQTLEGKYKNQLSMLIAVAAVSVLLAIEWRPLGLTQSVFVNFLFIGLVVGLVLGVFALFIRYYALLLHWCLANAKVFLLIPVTVIILALNIWLGFGKIFGFVASGLDQVGVNIRTTSVWSGLTHAFPGMGKEFMPALNEGSFLLMPTSMPHSGVEANMQIVKQLDMLVQAIPEVEMVVGKAGRAESPLDPAPMSMYENIINYKTEYLQDENARKLRFQVDKEGNYLIDVNGKNWWYDRQDGAIWDEEKTYMEESQRRSVVRNIAKYLVSDERRGQYFRQWRDEIRTPDDIWDEIQARTSNLPGVTSAPKLQPIETRLVMLQTGMRAPMGMKVYGPNLETIEDFSLKLESVLKEVPSVKAEAVFADRSLGKPYLEIDLDRTQLGRFGLNVADVQEFIEVAIGGMTLSTTVEGRERYAIRARYAREYRDDPEALKKILVTTPTGAQIPLGQLAEINYRPGPMMIRGENTFLVGYVLFDKRDGFAEGSVVDNARDYILEKINSGELEVPAGVSYTFSGSYENQVRAEKRLAIVIPLCLAVIFLILYLQFRSTAMVLMIFSAIAMAFSGGFMMLWLYGQDWFFDFSFLGTNMRELFQMRTFNLSVAVWVGFIALFGIATDDGVVMGTYLKQSFEKIKPESIDEVRKAVLEAGLKRVRPCLMTTATTLLALLPVLTSSGRGSDIMIPMAIPAFGGMTVALISLFIVPVLYGKYKEIKLK comes from the coding sequence ATGCTCAACAAAATCATTAAATTCTTCCTTGAAAATAAACTGGTGACAGTAATCCTTCTTTTCCTTGTCATAGGCTGGGGGATAGTGACGGCACCTTTCAACTGGAATACGGGTTTTTTGCCCAATGATCCGGTACCGGTAGATGCCATACCTGATATTGGAGAAAATCAGCAAATAGTCTTCACAGATTGGATGGGGCGCTCTCCTCAGGATGTGGAAGATCAGATTACCTATCCTTTGACGACTTCCTTGCTAGGGATGCCAGGGGTAAAGTCTATCAGGAGCACTTCCATGTTTGGATTTTCATCCATCTACATCATATTTCAGGATGATGTGGAGTTTTACTGGAGTAGATCACGGATTTTAGAAAAACTCAATTCCTTACCAGCTGGATTGCTTCCAGAAGGCGTTCAACCTAAACTCGGACCAGATGCTACTGGTCTTGGTCAGGTGTATTTTTATACCTTGGAAGGCAGGGATGAGCAAGGGAATCCTGTGGGGGGATGGGATTTGCATGAGTTACGAAGTGTTCAAGATTATTATGTTCGTTATGGATTGGCAGGTACAGAAGGCGTTGCAGAAGTAGCCAGTATTGGAGGCCATGTCAAGGAATACCAAGTTGACTTGGATCCTGTGGCTATGAAAGCCCACAATGTGTCCATGATGCAGGTGATGAATGCGATCAAGCAATCCAATTTGGATATTGGTGCCAATACCATGGAAATCAATCAGGTAGAATTCATCGTCCGTGGATTGGGCTATGTGAAATCCCTAGAAGATATCGAGCAAGCCGTAGTCAAGGTGAGCAATAATGTTCCCCTTCGAATCCGTGATATAGCCAAGGTGAATATAGGACCTGCCAGCCGAGCCGAACGTGCTATTTTGGATAAAGGAGGAGCTGAGGCAGTCGGCGGGGTAGTGGTTGCCCGCTATGGAGATAATCCACTGTTGGTCATCGATGCTATCAAAGCAAAGATTGATGAGATATCCCCTGGATTGCCAAGTAAGACTTTGGAAGATGGGACGGTTTCCAAGGTTACCATTGTCCCATTTTATGATCGCTCAGGCTTGATCAAGGAAACGTTGAGTACACTCAATGAAGCCATCAGTTTGCAGATCCTAATCACAATAATCGTCATCATGGTCATGGTGTACAACCTACGGGCTTCTCTCTTGATATCTGCCTTATTGCCTTTGGCTGTGTTGATGTGCTTCATCATGATGAAGTATGTCGGAATAGATGCCAATATTGTAGCACTATCGGGGATCGCCATCGCTATCGGTACCATGGTGGATTTGGGGATTATTTTGAACGAGAATATTCTTCGCCATTTGGAAGATTCGGATGGTAAAAAGACCAAGCTTCAACTAATCTATGAGGCTACGGCCGAGGTAAGTTCTGCGATTTTGACGGCAGTGATGACTACCATTGTTAGTTTTTTGCCTGTTTTCACCCTTCAGGCAGCCGAAGGTAAACTCTTTGGTCCCTTAGCTTATACCAAAACCTTTGCATTGATCGCTGCATTGATTTTCACATTAGTCTTTATGCCTGCCTTTGCGCATTGGATATTTGGAGCAAAGGTGAAATCTAAAAATTATAAAACCCTTTTGAACAGCTTGATGGCAGTGATCGGTGTGGTCCTGTTATTCTACTACCCATGGGCTGGATGGGTATTGTTGGCATTTGCCAGCAACCATCTGGTCCATCAGTTCTTCCCTAAACAAACTTTGGAAGGAAAATACAAAAATCAGTTGTCCATGCTGATTGCCGTAGCTGCTGTTTCAGTTCTATTGGCGATTGAATGGAGACCCTTGGGATTAACGCAATCAGTTTTTGTCAACTTCCTTTTTATTGGATTAGTGGTTGGCTTGGTTTTGGGTGTATTTGCGCTATTTATCCGTTATTATGCCCTGCTTTTACACTGGTGTTTGGCCAATGCCAAAGTCTTTTTGCTGATTCCAGTGACTGTAATTATTCTGGCACTGAATATCTGGTTGGGTTTTGGAAAAATCTTTGGATTTGTAGCGTCAGGATTGGATCAGGTAGGCGTCAATATCCGGACGACCTCCGTTTGGTCAGGTTTAACACATGCCTTCCCTGGGATGGGCAAGGAATTTATGCCAGCCTTGAATGAGGGGTCCTTCCTCTTGATGCCCACTTCCATGCCTCATTCTGGTGTGGAAGCGAATATGCAAATTGTCAAGCAATTGGACATGTTGGTCCAGGCGATTCCAGAAGTGGAAATGGTAGTAGGAAAAGCTGGAAGGGCAGAGAGTCCCTTGGATCCTGCTCCTATGTCTATGTACGAGAATATCATCAATTACAAGACGGAATATTTGCAAGACGAAAATGCTCGAAAACTCCGCTTTCAAGTCGATAAAGAAGGGAATTATCTGATTGATGTGAATGGAAAAAACTGGTGGTATGACCGTCAGGATGGAGCTATCTGGGATGAGGAGAAAACATACATGGAAGAATCCCAACGCAGGTCTGTTGTAAGGAACATCGCCAAATACCTGGTTTCTGATGAGCGAAGAGGGCAATACTTCCGTCAGTGGAGGGATGAGATCCGTACACCGGATGATATTTGGGATGAAATACAAGCGCGCACCTCCAATTTACCGGGAGTTACCTCTGCCCCCAAGCTCCAACCGATCGAAACCCGCTTAGTCATGTTGCAGACAGGTATGCGCGCACCCATGGGGATGAAGGTATATGGCCCTAATTTGGAAACCATCGAAGATTTCAGCTTGAAGCTAGAGTCCGTGCTCAAAGAAGTTCCATCCGTCAAAGCAGAGGCAGTATTTGCCGATCGTTCGCTGGGTAAGCCGTATTTAGAGATTGATTTGGACAGAACCCAGTTGGGAAGGTTTGGTTTGAATGTAGCCGATGTACAGGAATTTATAGAAGTGGCTATTGGAGGTATGACGCTAAGCACTACCGTGGAAGGAAGGGAGCGCTATGCTATCCGAGCTCGCTATGCACGGGAGTACCGGGATGATCCTGAAGCTTTGAAGAAGATTTTAGTGACTACACCAACAGGGGCGCAGATTCCATTGGGGCAATTAGCTGAGATCAATTATCGCCCCGGACCTATGATGATCCGTGGGGAGAATACCTTCTTGGTAGGCTATGTACTATTTGATAAGCGCGATGGCTTTGCGGAGGGATCAGTTGTAGATAATGCAAGAGATTATATTCTAGAAAAAATCAATTCTGGAGAGCTGGAAGTTCCAGCGGGGGTCTCATACACGTTTTCTGGTAGTTATGAAAATCAGGTCCGTGCAGAAAAGCGCTTAGCTATCGTGATTCCTCTATGTTTGGCAGTCATCTTCCTCATTCTTTACCTTCAATTCCGTTCTACAGCCATGGTGTTGATGATCTTCTCGGCCATAGCGATGGCATTTTCGGGAGGATTTATGATGTTGTGGCTCTATGGGCAGGATTGGTTCTTTGATTTCAGTTTCTTGGGAACCAACATGCGTGAGCTCTTTCAGATGCGTACGTTCAACTTGTCTGTGGCTGTATGGGTTGGGTTTATTGCCCTTTTTGGTATTGCTACTGATGATGGGGTTGTGATGGGAACATACCTGAAACAAAGCTTCGAAAAAATCAAACCAGAGAGTATTGACGAAGTTCGAAAAGCAGTATTGGAAGCAGGTCTCAAGCGTGTCAGACCTTGCTTAATGACTACAGCAACGACCTTATTGGCACTATTACCTGTCCTGACCAGTTCTGGCCGTGGTTCCGATATCATGATCCCCATGGCTATTCCAGCCTTTGGAGGCATGACGGTGGCCTTGATATCCTTGTTTATTGTGCCGGTGTTGTATGGGAAGTATAAGGAAATAAAGTTGAAATAA
- a CDS encoding HYC_CC_PP family protein: MKSFIKISLLVFYVFFNAGLSYSMHFCGSDFQRINIFAEYKTCCESNTPMPGCCEDVSNLELPNTDQQLSESLSLQPLLIDFYSFQVPFELAFIPTLEKEKTAFADSSPPIFHNTPIYIFCQVFLI; this comes from the coding sequence GTGAAGTCATTCATCAAAATATCGCTCCTAGTATTTTATGTGTTTTTCAACGCAGGCTTGAGCTATTCCATGCATTTCTGTGGATCCGATTTCCAACGAATCAACATTTTTGCTGAATATAAAACCTGTTGTGAATCCAACACCCCAATGCCGGGTTGTTGTGAGGATGTTTCTAATTTAGAGCTACCCAATACGGATCAGCAGTTGTCAGAATCATTGAGTCTTCAGCCGCTTTTGATTGATTTTTATAGTTTTCAAGTTCCTTTTGAATTAGCTTTTATCCCTACTTTAGAAAAAGAGAAGACAGCATTTGCTGATTCTTCCCCACCCATATTTCACAATACTCCGATTTATATTTTTTGTCAGGTATTCCTGATTTAA
- a CDS encoding RICIN domain-containing protein: protein MVVVFFIFYSGQLLAQTFDTNAYYRLTTLYQGDDMALTADNESVFLSKTTSQDNQQWRIEQVTNGVYRIICKINRETKALEVMEGISEIHDIYLKEKNTFDNQLWVISKENDFEDFYRISSAKLTEDFSVDVVYSQDIPTVGLTSTGDYSGQLWIFKKLTSSVEAVPTDTRFSLSEIGEPFSQHTVTTLFDGDSEKSALPTYGVQPQILASFQNSQLMIVWQNHASGYGVKLSSYSQHMDGFAKDWSKTLPGSLDRLSGFTADGSNFYTLTTKNEDMSNQQGWNRRPNIMTLTKIDPEGNPIWNQDLNLSDNYTGENNPVYSPMTAGSADIAYGNGKIAVIYSSNSDYDQTISGRHQSGTRLSVNSDNGMPAAVGQSYSWKHSFDQRVVFDGKSFVCIDQPDAGWYIPGAGIELVKIDTQTDVHHGEALGWYAYARNGDDNFSSINLGQLAIGKEGYVMTFVANKNISSSRENDSRNVGLIHIINDFEKLPINSLAEDGWQPNSRLFVTKDLVDTKKGNSQATGDERIRTTTQTSGEVQSTGIVWLTNFKLSEGITASRPKLFGFGNNNFLILYEEWEVKTTNWGHQTKSLNRTKGMIVDEYGNVLSTLKEFPNMPLRFRDQLFDFNGKAGWVNFENGSFILHTIDQDLIYKSYLLEL, encoded by the coding sequence TTGGTAGTTGTATTTTTTATTTTTTACAGCGGACAGCTTCTTGCACAGACATTTGACACCAATGCCTACTATCGATTGACTACTCTTTACCAAGGAGATGATATGGCTCTTACAGCTGATAATGAAAGTGTGTTTTTATCAAAAACTACTAGTCAAGATAATCAGCAGTGGAGAATCGAACAAGTAACAAATGGAGTTTATAGGATAATTTGTAAAATTAATAGGGAGACAAAGGCCCTTGAGGTGATGGAAGGTATTTCGGAAATCCATGATATTTATCTCAAGGAAAAAAACACTTTTGATAATCAATTGTGGGTAATTTCAAAAGAGAATGATTTCGAGGATTTTTACAGGATCTCGAGTGCTAAATTGACCGAAGATTTTTCCGTTGATGTAGTTTACTCTCAAGATATACCAACAGTGGGACTTACTTCTACGGGGGACTATTCAGGGCAACTTTGGATTTTTAAAAAGCTAACGTCATCAGTGGAAGCAGTACCCACGGATACAAGATTTTCTTTATCTGAGATAGGGGAACCTTTCAGCCAACATACAGTAACGACACTTTTTGACGGTGATAGTGAAAAAAGTGCTTTACCTACCTATGGTGTTCAGCCGCAAATTTTAGCATCTTTTCAAAATAGTCAACTCATGATAGTTTGGCAAAATCATGCGAGTGGTTATGGCGTAAAGCTCTCCTCCTACAGCCAACATATGGATGGATTTGCTAAAGATTGGAGTAAAACACTGCCAGGAAGCCTTGATAGATTATCAGGTTTCACAGCTGATGGCTCAAATTTTTATACGCTTACTACAAAAAACGAGGATATGTCGAATCAACAAGGATGGAATCGACGTCCCAATATCATGACTTTAACGAAGATCGATCCTGAAGGTAATCCCATTTGGAATCAAGATCTGAATCTATCGGATAACTATACTGGAGAAAATAATCCGGTCTATTCGCCAATGACGGCTGGTTCAGCAGATATTGCATATGGGAATGGAAAAATAGCAGTGATTTATTCCAGTAATTCGGATTATGATCAAACGATTAGTGGTCGTCATCAGTCTGGAACACGATTAAGTGTGAATAGTGACAACGGAATGCCGGCTGCAGTAGGACAGTCCTACAGCTGGAAGCACTCATTTGATCAGCGTGTCGTATTTGACGGGAAAAGTTTTGTTTGCATAGATCAACCAGATGCTGGATGGTATATTCCTGGCGCTGGTATTGAGTTGGTGAAGATAGATACTCAAACAGATGTGCACCATGGAGAGGCTTTGGGATGGTATGCGTATGCGCGGAATGGCGATGATAATTTTAGTTCGATCAATCTAGGTCAGTTGGCAATCGGTAAGGAAGGGTACGTAATGACATTTGTCGCTAACAAAAACATAAGTTCCTCACGTGAGAATGATTCTAGAAATGTAGGACTGATACATATAATTAATGATTTTGAAAAACTTCCTATCAATTCCCTTGCTGAAGATGGATGGCAGCCAAATTCAAGGCTTTTTGTAACCAAGGATTTGGTAGATACGAAAAAAGGCAATAGTCAAGCAACCGGCGATGAGCGTATTCGGACGACTACTCAGACAAGTGGGGAAGTTCAAAGTACAGGCATAGTTTGGTTGACCAACTTTAAGCTTTCCGAAGGGATTACCGCATCACGCCCTAAATTATTTGGCTTTGGGAACAATAATTTTTTGATTCTTTACGAAGAATGGGAAGTTAAAACTACCAATTGGGGTCATCAAACAAAATCATTAAATAGGACCAAAGGAATGATTGTGGATGAATATGGGAATGTGTTGTCAACTTTGAAAGAGTTTCCCAATATGCCCTTAAGATTTAGAGATCAGCTATTTGATTTTAATGGAAAGGCAGGATGGGTAAATTTTGAAAATGGAAGTTTTATTTTACATACCATTGACCAAGATTTAATTTACAAAAGTTATTTGCTCGAATTATAA
- a CDS encoding energy transducer TonB translates to MNLKFVNCLFFMTFLANLNFAQELIIARVVDAETAKPIDQVVVFIEGDTAATKTNHLGYFQLTVGPEDYLIIEKERYQTSKIKVPTESKFLIKLEKDKFSNTIIVSNEYEKGEAFDGYKIGVWEYFDKPEELSLVVDYDKGQILYFKSDSSSYPIKYGDTFVEMKVDRPARYMGSMHEMNSIIQRNLIFPTQARRKSTVGTLHILFEVDSTGQAQDFKVFNDIGDGCGEAAIDAIKQVPNLWVPAMVDGKAYSSRFAIPVTFAIQLDGKSVGRPKKTSKETLPISKTLTEIEVFAVGLIQERREVTF, encoded by the coding sequence ATGAACCTTAAATTTGTTAACTGCTTGTTTTTTATGACGTTCTTGGCCAATCTAAATTTTGCCCAAGAACTTATTATTGCTCGAGTTGTTGATGCGGAAACAGCAAAACCCATTGATCAAGTAGTGGTTTTTATTGAAGGAGATACCGCAGCAACTAAGACAAACCATCTTGGGTATTTTCAATTAACTGTTGGCCCTGAAGATTATTTGATAATTGAAAAGGAGAGATACCAGACTAGTAAAATCAAAGTGCCGACTGAAAGTAAGTTTTTGATAAAGTTAGAAAAGGATAAATTTTCAAATACGATAATTGTTTCCAATGAGTACGAAAAAGGGGAAGCCTTTGATGGTTACAAAATCGGTGTTTGGGAATATTTTGACAAGCCCGAAGAGCTTTCCCTTGTAGTAGACTACGATAAGGGTCAGATTCTCTATTTTAAATCCGATTCATCAAGCTACCCAATAAAGTATGGAGATACTTTCGTAGAGATGAAGGTAGATCGGCCAGCCCGCTATATGGGTAGTATGCATGAAATGAACAGTATCATCCAAAGAAACTTAATCTTCCCCACTCAAGCCAGAAGGAAATCTACTGTTGGGACACTTCATATCTTATTTGAAGTTGATAGTACTGGGCAAGCACAGGATTTCAAAGTGTTCAATGACATCGGCGATGGATGTGGAGAAGCAGCCATCGACGCAATCAAACAAGTACCAAATTTATGGGTCCCCGCTATGGTTGATGGTAAAGCCTATTCCTCGAGATTCGCCATTCCTGTTACGTTCGCAATTCAACTAGATGGGAAGTCAGTAGGCAGGCCCAAAAAAACTAGTAAAGAAACTTTGCCCATTTCCAAAACTTTGACGGAAATTGAAGTTTTTGCTGTAGGCCTAATTCAAGAGAGAAGAGAGGTTACTTTCTAA
- a CDS encoding DUF6557 family protein — MKLYQLIKSNDWLSVELILLQLYPDQGDALDEYRAVFEKLRIVEPIFDDKMELMLIEYDSDPIDENDKKETYVDVSGRLKNPDPQSYSNSYALEFTEWNKWLGMDLAKETIENFTELEIITHCLFEMTFIDYEETSIQEQFQSLKNIADEYKSLSDEEKRVKTITLEKLMEKDLDMNKDRKNIASDFLRLAALGQARLAFDQYVSGDFRHHNPYFKGDAVSLMQAMDADAKKYPRKVFEILRILEDGDLIAVHSTVQQNPDAEVFVLVHFLRFDGDKIVEVWDIAQEVPAQMVNQFGMV; from the coding sequence ATGAAACTGTATCAATTAATTAAATCAAATGATTGGTTAAGTGTAGAACTGATTCTACTTCAACTTTATCCTGATCAAGGAGACGCATTGGATGAGTATAGGGCTGTTTTTGAGAAACTTAGAATAGTTGAGCCTATTTTTGACGATAAAATGGAGCTGATGCTGATTGAATATGATAGCGATCCTATTGACGAAAATGATAAAAAGGAGACGTATGTGGATGTCTCAGGGCGATTAAAAAATCCTGACCCTCAATCTTACTCAAATAGTTATGCCCTCGAATTTACTGAGTGGAATAAATGGCTTGGGATGGATCTCGCAAAAGAAACAATAGAAAACTTCACGGAATTAGAAATCATTACGCATTGTCTGTTTGAAATGACATTCATCGATTATGAAGAAACTTCTATTCAAGAACAATTTCAATCACTTAAGAATATTGCAGATGAGTATAAAAGTTTAAGCGATGAGGAAAAGAGAGTAAAAACCATAACTCTTGAAAAATTGATGGAAAAGGATTTAGATATGAATAAGGATAGAAAAAATATTGCATCAGACTTTCTACGTTTGGCGGCCTTAGGTCAAGCAAGACTAGCCTTCGATCAATATGTTTCCGGAGACTTTAGGCACCATAATCCCTATTTCAAAGGGGATGCAGTATCTCTCATGCAAGCCATGGATGCAGATGCAAAAAAGTATCCAAGAAAAGTATTTGAAATACTAAGAATTTTGGAGGATGGAGACCTAATAGCTGTTCATTCCACTGTTCAGCAGAACCCAGATGCTGAGGTCTTTGTACTTGTCCATTTTTTGAGGTTTGATGGAGATAAAATTGTCGAAGTTTGGGATATAGCTCAGGAAGTCCCCGCTCAAATGGTCAATCAGTTTGGAATGGTTTAA
- a CDS encoding GNAT family N-acetyltransferase, whose translation MALKKTEVGDMFFRKAKPQDSLKIAEYIILAMEDIVYRFIGEESYEKAVNFLHRLIQEKGNQYSYENCWVVVSANEIVAAALVYDGAQLQELRKPVAATIDEMFHKDFDPEDETQEGEYYIDCVGVNPNQQGKGIGTKVFQFLIHEYIHRGEQTLGLLVDKENPKAKQLYLKLGFEVVGEKTLVGKQMEHLQYPKNPH comes from the coding sequence GTGGCTTTAAAAAAAACTGAAGTAGGGGATATGTTCTTCAGAAAAGCAAAACCCCAAGATTCTCTCAAAATTGCTGAATACATTATTCTTGCAATGGAAGACATCGTCTATCGCTTCATAGGAGAAGAGTCCTATGAAAAAGCAGTCAATTTTTTGCATAGGTTGATCCAAGAAAAGGGTAACCAATACTCTTATGAGAACTGCTGGGTAGTAGTTTCTGCAAATGAAATCGTAGCTGCTGCACTGGTATATGATGGGGCACAATTACAAGAGTTAAGGAAGCCAGTAGCTGCAACTATTGATGAGATGTTTCACAAGGATTTTGACCCTGAAGATGAAACACAGGAAGGTGAATATTATATTGATTGTGTAGGAGTCAATCCGAACCAACAAGGGAAAGGAATCGGTACAAAAGTCTTTCAGTTTTTAATCCATGAATACATACACCGAGGAGAACAAACACTCGGTTTACTAGTGGACAAAGAGAATCCAAAAGCTAAACAATTATATTTGAAATTGGGCTTTGAAGTTGTTGGTGAAAAAACACTGGTAGGTAAGCAGATGGAACATCTTCAATACCCCAAAAATCCACACTAA